The Cololabis saira isolate AMF1-May2022 chromosome 20, fColSai1.1, whole genome shotgun sequence genome includes a window with the following:
- the LOC133419932 gene encoding dynactin subunit 1-like isoform X3, which translates to MSSAGTGESGKAPKIGSIVEVTGKGQRGTVAYIGATLFASGKWVGVILDEAKGKNDGTVQGKRYFTCEENHGIFVRQSQIQVVEDGSRATSPEAPEPSFTKMQKLKDIQETPKTTRQTPANIKKASRESLSVSASGDVGDASLSSKQSALGAPVMPQPAGSPAASSAPVPAAPSKVEPAVSKQEEESLRAQVKDLEEKLETLKMKRTEDKAKLKELEKHKIQLEQLHEWKTKMQEQQAELQKQLKEAKKESREAQEAKDRYMEEMADTADAIEMATLDKEMAEERAESLQVEVDTLKEKVEELSMDLEIIRHEISEKGSDGAASSYQVKQLEEQNSRLKEALVRMRDLSSSEKQEHVKLQKQMEKKNTELETLRTQKEKLQEEVKKSEGTIDELKEQVDAALGSEEMVETLTERNLDLEEKVRELRETVTDLEAINEMNDELQENARETEMELREQVDMGGAKVREAEKKVEAAQETVADYQQTINKYRELTASLQEANRELISQQSANAEQVQQPPAELFDFKIKFAETKAYAKAIEMELRKMEVAQANRQVSLLTSFMPDSFLRHGGDHDCILVLLLIPRLTCKAELISKQAQEKFDLNGNLVQGPGLRGPPGEQRSFASGLVYSLSLLQATLHKYEQALNTCGVEVFKRMGTLYSEMSFHERSLDYFIDLLHKDQLDETVQVEPLTKAIKYYQQLYSVHLADQTEDCTMQLADHIKFTQGALDCMGVEVGRLRAFLSAGQESSGFTVLLKDLDTSCSDIRQFCKKIRRRMPGTDVAGVPAALTFGPQVSETLTECRRQLTRVVAVLQEVAAAGAQMVAPLGEQEGLNALKLEDIAYKAAEQIYGSHSVSGPEFLRQSCTTVIATMNKMATAMQEGEYDAEKPQAKAPPVEGRASTVRAELTDAEGLGIKLEDRETVIKELKKSLKIKGEELSEAHVRLSLLEKKLDNSTKDADERVEKIQTKLDENLALLKKKEKEFEETMDALQADIDQLEAEKAELKQRISAQSKMTIEGLRGPPASGIASLVHGSPGVPPSMAGATHVVDSPLLRQQVEAQRLGIKFLKNENNRLKAEKVRAQLASLPPLCPPKLPKAAKESSMPPEGLNTGIYRRTDQLLATLLKLSAEVKVVDITGKTTVSAGAQMLEQTARLRNLSDALDKLKGEVAEHVVSFQPGAKASTNFATFPVTSFVKAKNEKQEGTVFVGRVGIPCSRGQEQVHRLVLSQQQLQRVHRLLS; encoded by the exons ATGAGCAGTGCAGGAACAGGGGAGAGTGGTAAAGCGCCAAAG ATTGGCTCCATAGTAGAGGTGACGGGAAAGGGTCAGCGAGGCACCGTCGCCTACATTGGTGCCACCCTCTTTGCTTCGGGTAAATGGGTGGGCGTGATCCTGGATGAAGCCAAAGGGAAGAACGATGGAACCGTGCAAGGGAAGCGCTATTTCACCTGTGAGGAGAATCATGGGATATTTGTCAGGCAGTCCCAG atccaggtggtggaggacgGCTCCAGAGCCACCTCACCTGAAGCTCCTGAGCCCAGCTTTACAAAGATGCAGAAACTAAAAG ACATCCAAGAGACTCCTAAAACAACCAGACAG ACACCAGCAAACATTAAGAAG GCGTCCCGTGAGAGCCTCTCAGTGTCTGCGTCTGGAGATGTCGGCGACGCGAGTCTGTCCTCAAAGCAGAGCGCTCTTGGAGCTCCGGTCATGCCTCAGCCCGCCGGGTCACCTGCAGCCTCGTCAGCCCCGGTTCCTGCTGCTCCAAGCAAG GTGGAACCAGCCGTATCAAAGCAG GAGGAGGAATCGCTGCGAGCTCAAGTCAAGGACCTGGAGGAGAAGCTGGAGACTTTGAAGATGAAGAGGACGGAGGACAAGGccaagctgaaggagctggagaaACACAAGATCCAGCTGGAGCAGCTGCACGAGTGGAAGACCAAGATGCAGGAGCAGCAGGCCGAGCTGCAGAAGCAACTCAAGGAGGCCAAGAAG GAATCCCGTGAGGCACAGGAGGCCAAAGACCGCTACATGGAAGAGATGGCGGACACGGCCGACGCCATAGAAATGGCCACGCTGGACAAAGAGATGGCCGAGGAGCGAGCTGAGTCACTGCAGGTGGAAGTGGACACGCTGAAGGAGAAGGTAGAGGAGCTCTCCATGGACCTGGAGATCATTAGGCATGAGATTTCAGAGAAAG GTTCAGATGGAGCTGCCTCCAGCTATCAGGTCAAACAGCTGGAGGAGCAGAACAGCCGACTGAAGGAGGCATTGGTCAG GATGCGGGACCTGTCTAGCTCGGAGAAGCAGGAGCACGTGAAGCTGCAGAAGCAGATGGAGAAGAAGAACACTGagctggagactctgaggactCAGAAGGAAAAACTGCAGGAGGAAGTGAAGAAATCAGAGGGCACGATCGATGAACTGAAGGAGCAG GTGGACGCTGCTCTGGGCTCCGAGGAGATGGTGGAGACCCTGACGGAGAGGAACCTCGACCTGGAGGAGAAAGTTAGAGAGCTGAGAGAGACGGTCACGGATCTG GAAGCCATCAATGAAATGAATGACGAGCTCCAGGAGAACGCCAGAGAGACGGAGATGGAGCTGAGGGAACAGGTGGACATGGGTGGAGCAAAGGTCAGAGAGGCAGAGAAAAAGGTGGAAGCAGCTCAGGAGACGGTAGCTGACTACCAGCAGACCATCAACAAGTACAGAGAGCTCACCGCCTCGCTTCAG GAGGCCAACAGGGAGCTGATCAGTCAGCAGAGTGCCAATGCAGAACAAGTCCAGCAACCGCCGGCTGAGCTGTTTGACTTCAAGATCAAGTTTGCAGAGACCAAGGCTTATGCAAAG GCCATTGAGATGGAGCTGAGGAAGATGGAAGTGGCCCAGGCCAACAGACAGGTGTCCCTGCTCACCTCCTTCATGCCGGACTCCTTCCTCCGTCACGGTGGAGACCACGACTGCATCCTGGTGCTGCTGCTCATCCCCAGGCTCACCTGCAAG GCTGAGCTGATCAGCAAGCAGGCCCAGGAGAAGTTTGACTTGAACGGGAACCTGGTCCAGGGTCCGGGGCTCCGAGGGCCTCCAGGGGAGCAGCGCAGCTTTGCTTCCGGTCTGGTGTACTCCCTCAGCCTGCTGCAGGCCACCCTGCACAAATACGAACA GGCTCTTAACACCTGCGGTGTGGAGGTTTTTAAGCGCATGGGGACACTTTATTCTGAAATGAGCTTCCATGAGCGCTCCCTGGATTATTTCATTGACCTGCTTCATAAAGACCAGCTCGATGAGACCGTTCAGGTGGAACCCCTGACCAAGGCCATCAAATACTATCAG CAACTGTACAGCGTCCATCTGGCAGATCAGACCGAGGACTGCACGATGCAGCTGGCCGACCACATTAAG TTTACCCAGGGTGCCCTGGACTGCATGGGAGTGGAGGTGGGCCGTCTGCGGGCCTTCCTGTCAGCAGGACAGGAGAGCTCTGGTTTCACTGTCCTCCTGAAGGACCTGGACACTTCCTGCTCTGATATCAGGCAGTTCTGCAAGAAGATCCGGCGCCGTATGCCTGGGACAGATGTAGCCGGAGTCCCCGCCGCTCTCACCTTCGGACCGCAG GTGTCAGAGACCCTGACGGAGTGCAGGCGCCAGCTGACCCGCGTGGTGGCCGTGCTGCAGGAGGTGGCTGCAGCCGGAGCTCAGATGGTGGCTCCGCTGGGGGAACAGGAGGGTCTCAATGCGCTCAAGCTGGAGGATATTGCATACAAGGCTGCGGAGCAG ATATACGGCTCCCACAGCGTGAGCGGCCCAGAGTTTCTGCGACAGTCCTGCACCACTGTCATCGCTACCATGAACAAGATGGCTACAGCCATGCAGGAAGGAGAGTACGATGCTGAAAAACCACAAGCAAAG GCTCCTCCGGTGGAGGGGAGGGCATCGACGGTCAGAGCTGAGCTAACCGATGCAGAGGGGCTTGGAATCAAGCTAGAAGACAGAGAAACGGTCATCAAGGAGCTCAAGAAGTCTCTCAAGATTaag GGTGAGGAGCTGAGCGAAGCTCACGTCCGCCTGAGCCTCTTGGAGAAGAAGCTGGACAACTCCACCAAAGATGCGGATGAACGTGTGGAGAAGATTCAGACGAAACTGGATGAAAACCTTGCCCTActcaagaagaaagaaaa GGAGTTTGAGGAGACGATGGACGCTTTGCAGGCCGACATCGACCAGCTGGAGGCGGAGAAGGCGGAGCTGAAACAACGCATCAGCGCTCAGTCCAAGATGACCATCGAAGGCCTGAGAGGCCCGCCGGCCTCAGGAATCGCCTCCCTCGTTCACGGATCTCCAG GTGTTCCTCCGTCCATGGCTGGGGCGACGCACGTGGTGGACTCTCCTCTCCTCAGGCAGCAGGTCGAGGCCCAGAGACTGGGAATTAAATTCCTCAAGAATGAGAACAACAGACTCAAG GCGGAGAAGGTGAGGGCTCAGCTCGCCTCCCTGCCTCCACTTTGCCCTCCAAAACTCCCGAAAGCAGCCAAAGAAAGCTCCATGCCTCCGGAGGGACTAAACACGGGCATCTACCGCCGGACCGACCAGCTGCTGGCCACTTTGCTCAAGCTGAGTGCAGAAGTGAAAGTGGTGGACATCACTGGGAAGACCACAG TCAGCGCCGGTGCCCAGATGCTGGAGCAGACGGCCAGACTGAGGAATCTCAGCGACGCTTTGGACAAGCTCAAG GGCGAGGTAGCCGAACACGTGGTCTCGTTCCAACCAGGAGCAAAGGCTTCCACCAACTTTGCCACATTCCCAGTCACCTCCTTTGTCAAG GCCAAGAACGAGAAGCAGGAGGGAACGGTGTTCGTAGGGCGCGTGGGGATCCCGTGCAGCCGCGGCCAGGAACAAGTCCACCGCCTGGTCCTgtcgcagcagcagctgcagcgggTGCACCGTCTCCTGAGCTAA
- the LOC133419932 gene encoding dynactin subunit 1-like isoform X4 produces the protein MSSAGTGESGKAPKIGSIVEVTGKGQRGTVAYIGATLFASGKWVGVILDEAKGKNDGTVQGKRYFTCEENHGIFVRQSQIQVVEDGSRATSPEAPEPSFTKMQKLKDIQETPKTTRQASRESLSVSASGDVGDASLSSKQSALGAPVMPQPAGSPAASSAPVPAAPSKVEPAVSKQEEESLRAQVKDLEEKLETLKMKRTEDKAKLKELEKHKIQLEQLHEWKTKMQEQQAELQKQLKEAKKESREAQEAKDRYMEEMADTADAIEMATLDKEMAEERAESLQVEVDTLKEKVEELSMDLEIIRHEISEKGSDGAASSYQVKQLEEQNSRLKEALVRMRDLSSSEKQEHVKLQKQMEKKNTELETLRTQKEKLQEEVKKSEGTIDELKEQVDAALGSEEMVETLTERNLDLEEKVRELRETVTDLEAINEMNDELQENARETEMELREQVDMGGAKVREAEKKVEAAQETVADYQQTINKYRELTASLQEANRELISQQSANAEQVQQPPAELFDFKIKFAETKAYAKAIEMELRKMEVAQANRQVSLLTSFMPDSFLRHGGDHDCILVLLLIPRLTCKAELISKQAQEKFDLNGNLVQGPGLRGPPGEQRSFASGLVYSLSLLQATLHKYEQALNTCGVEVFKRMGTLYSEMSFHERSLDYFIDLLHKDQLDETVQVEPLTKAIKYYQQLYSVHLADQTEDCTMQLADHIKFTQGALDCMGVEVGRLRAFLSAGQESSGFTVLLKDLDTSCSDIRQFCKKIRRRMPGTDVAGVPAALTFGPQVSETLTECRRQLTRVVAVLQEVAAAGAQMVAPLGEQEGLNALKLEDIAYKAAEQIYGSHSVSGPEFLRQSCTTVIATMNKMATAMQEGEYDAEKPQAKAPPVEGRASTVRAELTDAEGLGIKLEDRETVIKELKKSLKIKGEELSEAHVRLSLLEKKLDNSTKDADERVEKIQTKLDENLALLKKKEKEFEETMDALQADIDQLEAEKAELKQRISAQSKMTIEGLRGPPASGIASLVHGSPGVPPSMAGATHVVDSPLLRQQVEAQRLGIKFLKNENNRLKAEKVRAQLASLPPLCPPKLPKAAKESSMPPEGLNTGIYRRTDQLLATLLKLSAEVKVVDITGKTTVSAGAQMLEQTARLRNLSDALDKLKGEVAEHVVSFQPGAKASTNFATFPVTSFVKAKNEKQEGTVFVGRVGIPCSRGQEQVHRLVLSQQQLQRVHRLLS, from the exons ATGAGCAGTGCAGGAACAGGGGAGAGTGGTAAAGCGCCAAAG ATTGGCTCCATAGTAGAGGTGACGGGAAAGGGTCAGCGAGGCACCGTCGCCTACATTGGTGCCACCCTCTTTGCTTCGGGTAAATGGGTGGGCGTGATCCTGGATGAAGCCAAAGGGAAGAACGATGGAACCGTGCAAGGGAAGCGCTATTTCACCTGTGAGGAGAATCATGGGATATTTGTCAGGCAGTCCCAG atccaggtggtggaggacgGCTCCAGAGCCACCTCACCTGAAGCTCCTGAGCCCAGCTTTACAAAGATGCAGAAACTAAAAG ACATCCAAGAGACTCCTAAAACAACCAGACAG GCGTCCCGTGAGAGCCTCTCAGTGTCTGCGTCTGGAGATGTCGGCGACGCGAGTCTGTCCTCAAAGCAGAGCGCTCTTGGAGCTCCGGTCATGCCTCAGCCCGCCGGGTCACCTGCAGCCTCGTCAGCCCCGGTTCCTGCTGCTCCAAGCAAG GTGGAACCAGCCGTATCAAAGCAG GAGGAGGAATCGCTGCGAGCTCAAGTCAAGGACCTGGAGGAGAAGCTGGAGACTTTGAAGATGAAGAGGACGGAGGACAAGGccaagctgaaggagctggagaaACACAAGATCCAGCTGGAGCAGCTGCACGAGTGGAAGACCAAGATGCAGGAGCAGCAGGCCGAGCTGCAGAAGCAACTCAAGGAGGCCAAGAAG GAATCCCGTGAGGCACAGGAGGCCAAAGACCGCTACATGGAAGAGATGGCGGACACGGCCGACGCCATAGAAATGGCCACGCTGGACAAAGAGATGGCCGAGGAGCGAGCTGAGTCACTGCAGGTGGAAGTGGACACGCTGAAGGAGAAGGTAGAGGAGCTCTCCATGGACCTGGAGATCATTAGGCATGAGATTTCAGAGAAAG GTTCAGATGGAGCTGCCTCCAGCTATCAGGTCAAACAGCTGGAGGAGCAGAACAGCCGACTGAAGGAGGCATTGGTCAG GATGCGGGACCTGTCTAGCTCGGAGAAGCAGGAGCACGTGAAGCTGCAGAAGCAGATGGAGAAGAAGAACACTGagctggagactctgaggactCAGAAGGAAAAACTGCAGGAGGAAGTGAAGAAATCAGAGGGCACGATCGATGAACTGAAGGAGCAG GTGGACGCTGCTCTGGGCTCCGAGGAGATGGTGGAGACCCTGACGGAGAGGAACCTCGACCTGGAGGAGAAAGTTAGAGAGCTGAGAGAGACGGTCACGGATCTG GAAGCCATCAATGAAATGAATGACGAGCTCCAGGAGAACGCCAGAGAGACGGAGATGGAGCTGAGGGAACAGGTGGACATGGGTGGAGCAAAGGTCAGAGAGGCAGAGAAAAAGGTGGAAGCAGCTCAGGAGACGGTAGCTGACTACCAGCAGACCATCAACAAGTACAGAGAGCTCACCGCCTCGCTTCAG GAGGCCAACAGGGAGCTGATCAGTCAGCAGAGTGCCAATGCAGAACAAGTCCAGCAACCGCCGGCTGAGCTGTTTGACTTCAAGATCAAGTTTGCAGAGACCAAGGCTTATGCAAAG GCCATTGAGATGGAGCTGAGGAAGATGGAAGTGGCCCAGGCCAACAGACAGGTGTCCCTGCTCACCTCCTTCATGCCGGACTCCTTCCTCCGTCACGGTGGAGACCACGACTGCATCCTGGTGCTGCTGCTCATCCCCAGGCTCACCTGCAAG GCTGAGCTGATCAGCAAGCAGGCCCAGGAGAAGTTTGACTTGAACGGGAACCTGGTCCAGGGTCCGGGGCTCCGAGGGCCTCCAGGGGAGCAGCGCAGCTTTGCTTCCGGTCTGGTGTACTCCCTCAGCCTGCTGCAGGCCACCCTGCACAAATACGAACA GGCTCTTAACACCTGCGGTGTGGAGGTTTTTAAGCGCATGGGGACACTTTATTCTGAAATGAGCTTCCATGAGCGCTCCCTGGATTATTTCATTGACCTGCTTCATAAAGACCAGCTCGATGAGACCGTTCAGGTGGAACCCCTGACCAAGGCCATCAAATACTATCAG CAACTGTACAGCGTCCATCTGGCAGATCAGACCGAGGACTGCACGATGCAGCTGGCCGACCACATTAAG TTTACCCAGGGTGCCCTGGACTGCATGGGAGTGGAGGTGGGCCGTCTGCGGGCCTTCCTGTCAGCAGGACAGGAGAGCTCTGGTTTCACTGTCCTCCTGAAGGACCTGGACACTTCCTGCTCTGATATCAGGCAGTTCTGCAAGAAGATCCGGCGCCGTATGCCTGGGACAGATGTAGCCGGAGTCCCCGCCGCTCTCACCTTCGGACCGCAG GTGTCAGAGACCCTGACGGAGTGCAGGCGCCAGCTGACCCGCGTGGTGGCCGTGCTGCAGGAGGTGGCTGCAGCCGGAGCTCAGATGGTGGCTCCGCTGGGGGAACAGGAGGGTCTCAATGCGCTCAAGCTGGAGGATATTGCATACAAGGCTGCGGAGCAG ATATACGGCTCCCACAGCGTGAGCGGCCCAGAGTTTCTGCGACAGTCCTGCACCACTGTCATCGCTACCATGAACAAGATGGCTACAGCCATGCAGGAAGGAGAGTACGATGCTGAAAAACCACAAGCAAAG GCTCCTCCGGTGGAGGGGAGGGCATCGACGGTCAGAGCTGAGCTAACCGATGCAGAGGGGCTTGGAATCAAGCTAGAAGACAGAGAAACGGTCATCAAGGAGCTCAAGAAGTCTCTCAAGATTaag GGTGAGGAGCTGAGCGAAGCTCACGTCCGCCTGAGCCTCTTGGAGAAGAAGCTGGACAACTCCACCAAAGATGCGGATGAACGTGTGGAGAAGATTCAGACGAAACTGGATGAAAACCTTGCCCTActcaagaagaaagaaaa GGAGTTTGAGGAGACGATGGACGCTTTGCAGGCCGACATCGACCAGCTGGAGGCGGAGAAGGCGGAGCTGAAACAACGCATCAGCGCTCAGTCCAAGATGACCATCGAAGGCCTGAGAGGCCCGCCGGCCTCAGGAATCGCCTCCCTCGTTCACGGATCTCCAG GTGTTCCTCCGTCCATGGCTGGGGCGACGCACGTGGTGGACTCTCCTCTCCTCAGGCAGCAGGTCGAGGCCCAGAGACTGGGAATTAAATTCCTCAAGAATGAGAACAACAGACTCAAG GCGGAGAAGGTGAGGGCTCAGCTCGCCTCCCTGCCTCCACTTTGCCCTCCAAAACTCCCGAAAGCAGCCAAAGAAAGCTCCATGCCTCCGGAGGGACTAAACACGGGCATCTACCGCCGGACCGACCAGCTGCTGGCCACTTTGCTCAAGCTGAGTGCAGAAGTGAAAGTGGTGGACATCACTGGGAAGACCACAG TCAGCGCCGGTGCCCAGATGCTGGAGCAGACGGCCAGACTGAGGAATCTCAGCGACGCTTTGGACAAGCTCAAG GGCGAGGTAGCCGAACACGTGGTCTCGTTCCAACCAGGAGCAAAGGCTTCCACCAACTTTGCCACATTCCCAGTCACCTCCTTTGTCAAG GCCAAGAACGAGAAGCAGGAGGGAACGGTGTTCGTAGGGCGCGTGGGGATCCCGTGCAGCCGCGGCCAGGAACAAGTCCACCGCCTGGTCCTgtcgcagcagcagctgcagcgggTGCACCGTCTCCTGAGCTAA